The following are encoded together in the Flavobacterium sp. TR2 genome:
- a CDS encoding gliding motility-associated C-terminal domain-containing protein: MKNSTFENRIKILLSFALSILFLNVYGGEGSKQTTPDTNHRASLCINSDEYGNFARYGSTDVQRLYIRIQNPNSEKVYLGFSRARRSSPTGDEITSRFRIMKPDGTVAFSNYTLDGSTSNITGTESQRLTRAQNGPNGIDGVASAGYTPIVFNPNGMPAGDYWIEFESTTDGSSTQIFYNYYDITVANTSNNSIPGRIYSKRWAFGMDNVDTDFNGAFYVFAPDNGSTTGAVTQNGFVNKINFNGAGFRPWYFNVAFNNTGPGNTGNTANDQKSVYNASDATKMSPKYEVFLNDPDINVWKNGTYNGNIQINGITNCGIGESNINISVFKSGTIEILLDFNGGDGIYTPGTKDVLTTQSVTASGSPPYAVSVPWNGKDGLGNTIAQGTTIPIVVTFGQAAFHFPMYDVEENQYGFSCTTVRPAAPAGYVLKFYWDDSAITYTGGTFDAKVNLTGCPPNNTPPGNCHRWDGFNSNNNNSPQYGNLNTINTWWYANRDFVTSNIVLPPFYTVALGTTSNVTCFGGNDGKIQINVTNGTGPFKYYINGETTTNTLQNLTAGTYNIKVVDANGCSATINGVVITQPAAAVTVAKTSQTDVLCFGATTGAIDITASGGVGPYTYDWTDLAGTNDPEDRTALPVGTYSVTVKDSKGCTSAQLSVTITGPASAVTVAKTSQTDVLCFGAATGAIDITASGGVAPYTYDWTDLAGTNDPEDRTGLAVGTYTVTVKDSKGCTSAQLSVTITGPAAAVTVTKASQTDVLCFGATTGAIDITASGGVGPYTYDWTDLAGTNDPEDRTALPVGTYTVTVKDSKGCSSAQLSVTITGPAAAVTVAKASQTDVLCFGATTGAIDITASGGVGPYTYDWTDLAGTNDPEDRTGLAAGTYNVTVKDSKGCASAQLSVTITGPAAAVTVAKASQTDVLCFGAATGAIDITASGGVAPYTYDWTDLTGTNDPEDRTALPVGTYSVTVKDSKGCTSAQLSVTITGPAAAVTVAKASQTDVLCFGAATGAIDITASGGVAPYTYDWADLAGTNDPEDRTALPVGTYSVTVKDSKGCSSAQLSVTITGPAAAVTVAKASQTDVLCFGATTGAIDITASGGVGPYTYDWADIAGTDNPEDRTGLAAGTYTVTVKDANGCSSAQLSVTITEPAAAVTVAKTSQTDVLCYGASTGAINITASGGVAPYTYDWADIAGTDNPEDRTGLAAGTYTVTVKDANGCSSAQLSVTITEPTAAVTVAKTSQTDVLCYGASTGAINITASGGVGPYTYDWADIAGTDNPEDRTGLAAGTYTVTVKDANGCSSAQLSVTITEPAAAVTVAKTSQTDVLCYGASTGAINITASGGVGPYTYDWADIAGTDDPEDRTGLAAGTYTVTVKDANGCSSAQLSVTITEPAAAVTVAKTSQTDVLCYGASTGAINITASGGVAPYTYDWADIAGTDNPEDRTGLAAGTYTVTVKDANGCSSAQLSVTIGQPGAALSCSVVQNKPVTSNGLSNGEATVSPIGGTPGYVYLWDNGETTPKALALNAGTHTVKVTDANGCTTECSVLITEPNVLSCSITQDATVKCYGDSTGKATVIAVGGNGEYTYLWDNGETAAQATALTAGLHSVTVTDKLGYTTTCEITIGQPQAPLSATTTQVNVACGGGTTGSATVTPSGGTGPYTYSWDTTPVQTDATATGLKAGTYNVTVKDANLCTIVKTVTILDGDSVIPVINPLPEVSTINCPAEPVFAQATATDDNGTISSLTYEDTITQGDCAGTYTKTRTWTAKDACGNVSLPVSQTIIVQDNTAPTWTTEAGSLDKTIECSDEQALANAQALFPTAYDSCDNDVTNIIKVSGQFVASEGCGNSGTYTNTWTVTDDCKNTSETFTQIITIEDKTAPTWTTVAGTLNETLECSDAEGLAAAQAKFPIASDLCDTDVSNIIKVSGQFVASENCGNAGTYTNTWTVKDDCGNTSEPFTQIITIEDKTAPTWTTVAGTLNEILECSDAEGLAAAQAKFPIATDLCDTDVSNIIKVSGQFVASENCGNAGTYTNTWTVNDDCGNTSETFTQVITIQDTTKPTFVGELPADITVSCDAVPEPYNMQASDNCNGDLPIVFNETKSDIKNECGTEYTLTRNWSTSDCAGNSISYSQVITVRDTTPPTGTAPADVANLQNAADIPAANPEDIKDEADNCGGPVNVTVTDTNNGGTGCNGESYILTRTYTLTDCAGNKTELVQTFTVENKVSVSGVPTNVSCQGESDGSIAVTSSPGATVVITNQNNEVVGNTNLPAGTYTLTATSVVNGENETCTATATVVITEPNYRVKISGQIINIDTNTPIANVPVTLIPQGTTTGPIQMRITGADGMYSFTGMPAGSYLVQVQDANLNSAYQLYPVDSSLFFTTLEECKFQVHNFEYGASKLPVLGDYVWYDTNSNGVQDEWYDANNDGAVTKNIPDSNGAIDYSQWEWIDLNGDGSYAGPQNVGELNAGGFGNALSANVIVDGPNGYHSEVIVGIEGFWRNRPEIENPYGDYTIKLVRDANLDAVAAALGATGLVKVLPSTSAKNITAKTGKMQLHTVCKTTTDSGYVVTVTPEDLVHLDADFGVSCKDYKDIVANDDSAGPIAGVNHITTNVLNVLPNDTLEGNAITASDVIITTVTPNEFLQLNADGSVDVLPNAPVGTLTMVYQICEADQTDNCDTATVTVTIEAPVMTVTATAICVNDVPYVDYVVTPVNFTPANGVTIAWADSNNNVVTTMTDLPLSGRVLWPGAVVDDQGKGIDWPGWVFENNRWIEAPDGFEKLRPTANVIISLNPSETITLSYPPADPYCTARPTFAIVANDDSPAPIIGNNAQTNIINALTNDTLNGSAVNINDVTLTTTIPDPTGSITLNPDGSVDVAANTPGGTYTLTYQICEKADFGNCDTAIVTVVVISPLVANDDTYNNIGCNSFGLVGNVLSNDLKGRTPVTIELVDFRLIAEGNNTKTDPHITVDASGNVNVSSLTPAGTYTYSYTICDKTNAQNCDSATVTITVLPQGVVETRSTACTDDSTLINLSNLLPEGSPLTGVWQDRNNTNALQGGVLNPFGLALGNYIFEYIIADERCPRSIVLNMEINDDCKVLACGNVLVHNAFSPNGDNINDFFKIDNIDDTTCYPSNSVEIYNRWGVLVFETTNYNNTTNAFDGTSRGRTTVKQSDGLPTGTYFYIINYKSLDGNNNVQEHKLDGYLYLSK, encoded by the coding sequence ATGAAAAACTCTACTTTCGAAAACAGAATAAAAATCCTTCTAAGTTTTGCATTAAGCATTTTGTTTCTTAATGTTTATGGCGGAGAAGGAAGCAAACAAACTACTCCCGATACCAATCACAGGGCGTCACTTTGCATAAATAGTGATGAATATGGTAATTTTGCCAGATATGGTTCTACAGATGTACAGCGATTGTATATTAGAATTCAGAATCCTAACAGTGAAAAAGTATACTTAGGTTTTAGCCGAGCTAGAAGATCAAGCCCTACAGGTGATGAAATTACTTCTAGATTTAGAATCATGAAACCTGATGGAACTGTAGCATTTAGCAACTACACGCTAGATGGAAGCACATCCAACATTACCGGAACTGAAAGCCAAAGGCTTACAAGAGCTCAAAACGGGCCAAACGGTATTGATGGAGTTGCCTCAGCCGGATACACCCCTATTGTTTTTAATCCAAATGGAATGCCTGCTGGTGATTATTGGATTGAATTTGAAAGCACTACTGACGGCAGTAGCACACAAATCTTTTACAATTACTACGATATCACAGTAGCTAATACTTCAAACAATTCAATTCCTGGCCGTATCTATTCAAAACGCTGGGCCTTTGGTATGGATAATGTTGATACCGATTTTAACGGTGCATTTTATGTTTTTGCTCCCGATAACGGTTCTACAACTGGAGCAGTTACCCAAAATGGTTTTGTAAATAAAATTAATTTTAACGGTGCTGGTTTTAGACCTTGGTACTTCAATGTTGCTTTTAATAATACAGGTCCTGGAAATACAGGAAACACTGCAAACGATCAGAAAAGTGTCTATAATGCTTCTGATGCAACAAAAATGAGTCCCAAGTATGAGGTATTCTTAAATGACCCCGATATTAATGTCTGGAAAAACGGAACCTATAATGGAAACATCCAAATTAATGGAATTACCAACTGCGGTATTGGAGAAAGCAATATCAACATTAGCGTTTTTAAGAGTGGGACAATTGAAATATTGTTAGATTTTAATGGCGGTGATGGCATTTATACTCCCGGAACCAAAGATGTCTTGACAACTCAAAGTGTTACTGCATCCGGATCTCCTCCTTATGCCGTAAGTGTTCCTTGGAATGGTAAAGATGGTTTAGGAAATACGATTGCTCAAGGGACAACGATACCAATAGTAGTTACTTTTGGACAAGCCGCTTTTCATTTTCCAATGTATGATGTAGAGGAAAATCAATACGGTTTTTCATGTACAACCGTACGACCAGCCGCTCCAGCGGGATATGTTCTAAAGTTTTACTGGGATGATAGTGCTATTACTTATACTGGCGGTACTTTTGATGCCAAAGTAAATCTTACCGGCTGTCCGCCTAACAATACCCCTCCTGGAAATTGTCATCGCTGGGATGGATTCAATAGCAACAACAACAATTCTCCGCAATATGGAAATTTAAATACCATAAACACATGGTGGTACGCGAATAGAGATTTTGTAACCTCCAATATAGTCTTGCCTCCATTTTATACTGTTGCCTTAGGAACAACAAGCAATGTGACTTGTTTTGGCGGCAATGATGGTAAAATTCAGATAAATGTAACGAATGGAACAGGTCCGTTCAAATATTACATAAACGGCGAAACCACCACAAATACTTTGCAGAATTTAACTGCTGGCACATACAATATAAAAGTTGTAGATGCAAATGGCTGTTCTGCAACTATAAATGGAGTGGTAATCACTCAGCCAGCTGCTGCCGTTACTGTAGCTAAAACTTCTCAAACTGACGTATTGTGCTTTGGCGCCACAACAGGAGCCATTGACATAACAGCTTCTGGCGGAGTTGGGCCTTACACTTACGACTGGACTGACCTTGCGGGAACTAATGATCCTGAAGACAGAACAGCACTTCCAGTTGGAACGTATAGTGTAACTGTAAAAGACTCTAAAGGATGCACTTCTGCACAGCTTTCTGTGACTATCACAGGACCTGCCTCTGCCGTTACTGTAGCTAAAACTTCCCAAACTGACGTATTGTGCTTTGGCGCTGCAACAGGAGCCATTGACATAACTGCTTCTGGCGGAGTCGCTCCTTACACTTACGACTGGACTGACCTTGCGGGAACTAATGATCCTGAAGACAGAACAGGACTTGCTGTTGGAACGTATACTGTAACAGTAAAAGATTCAAAAGGATGTACTTCTGCACAGCTTTCTGTGACTATCACAGGACCTGCCGCTGCCGTTACTGTGACCAAAGCTTCCCAAACTGACGTATTATGCTTTGGCGCCACAACAGGAGCCATTGACATAACAGCTTCTGGCGGAGTCGGACCTTACACTTACGACTGGACTGATCTTGCAGGAACTAATGATCCTGAAGACAGAACAGCACTTCCAGTTGGAACGTATACTGTAACAGTAAAAGATTCAAAAGGATGCTCTTCTGCACAGCTTTCTGTGACTATCACAGGACCTGCCGCTGCCGTTACCGTTGCCAAAGCTTCCCAAACTGATGTATTGTGCTTTGGCGCTACAACAGGAGCCATTGACATAACAGCTTCGGGCGGAGTCGGGCCTTACACTTACGACTGGACTGACCTTGCTGGAACTAATGATCCTGAAGACAGAACAGGACTTGCTGCGGGAACTTATAACGTTACAGTAAAAGATTCAAAAGGATGCGCTTCTGCACAGCTTTCTGTGACGATCACAGGACCTGCCGCTGCCGTTACTGTAGCCAAAGCTTCCCAAACTGACGTATTGTGCTTTGGCGCTGCAACAGGAGCCATTGATATAACAGCTTCTGGAGGAGTCGCTCCTTACACTTACGACTGGACTGACCTTACAGGAACTAATGATCCTGAAGACAGAACAGCACTTCCTGTTGGAACGTATAGTGTAACAGTAAAAGATTCAAAAGGATGCACTTCTGCACAGCTTTCTGTGACTATCACAGGACCTGCCGCTGCCGTTACCGTTGCCAAAGCTTCACAAACCGATGTATTGTGCTTTGGCGCTGCAACAGGAGCCATTGACATAACAGCTTCTGGAGGAGTCGCTCCTTACACTTACGACTGGGCTGACCTTGCGGGAACTAATGATCCTGAAGACAGAACAGCACTTCCTGTTGGAACGTATAGTGTAACAGTAAAAGATTCAAAAGGATGCTCTTCTGCACAGCTTTCTGTGACTATCACAGGACCTGCCGCTGCGGTTACCGTTGCCAAAGCTTCTCAAACTGATGTATTGTGCTTTGGCGCTACAACAGGAGCCATTGACATAACAGCTTCTGGAGGAGTCGGACCTTATACTTACGATTGGGCTGACATTGCGGGAACCGATAATCCTGAAGACAGAACAGGTCTTGCCGCAGGAACTTACACCGTAACGGTGAAAGATGCCAACGGATGCTCTTCTGCACAGCTTTCTGTAACAATCACCGAACCTGCTGCTGCAGTGACTGTTGCCAAAACTTCACAGACTGACGTATTGTGCTACGGCGCTTCAACTGGGGCAATCAACATAACAGCTTCTGGCGGAGTTGCTCCTTACACTTACGATTGGGCGGACATTGCAGGAACCGATAATCCTGAAGACAGAACAGGTCTTGCCGCAGGAACTTACACCGTAACGGTGAAAGATGCCAACGGATGCTCTTCTGCACAGCTTTCTGTGACTATCACAGAACCTACTGCTGCAGTGACTGTTGCCAAAACTTCACAAACTGACGTATTGTGCTACGGCGCTTCAACTGGGGCAATCAACATAACAGCTTCTGGAGGAGTCGGACCTTATACTTACGATTGGGCTGACATTGCGGGAACCGATAATCCTGAAGACAGAACAGGTCTTGCCGCGGGAACTTACACCGTAACGGTAAAAGATGCCAACGGATGCTCTTCTGCACAGCTTTCTGTGACTATCACAGAACCTGCTGCTGCAGTGACTGTTGCCAAAACTTCACAGACTGACGTATTGTGCTACGGCGCTTCAACTGGGGCAATCAACATAACAGCTTCTGGCGGAGTCGGTCCTTACACTTACGATTGGGCTGACATTGCGGGAACTGATGATCCTGAAGACAGAACAGGTCTTGCCGCGGGAACTTACACCGTAACGGTAAAAGATGCCAACGGATGTTCTTCTGCACAGCTTTCTGTGACTATCACAGAACCTGCTGCTGCAGTGACTGTTGCCAAAACTTCACAAACTGACGTATTGTGCTACGGCGCTTCAACTGGGGCAATCAACATAACAGCTTCTGGCGGAGTTGCTCCTTACACTTACGATTGGGCGGACATTGCAGGAACCGATAATCCTGAAGACAGAACAGGTCTTGCCGCGGGAACTTACACCGTAACGGTGAAAGATGCCAACGGATGCTCTTCTGCACAGCTTTCTGTGACCATTGGCCAACCAGGTGCAGCGTTATCATGCTCTGTGGTACAAAACAAACCAGTTACTTCAAACGGTCTAAGCAATGGAGAGGCAACAGTATCTCCAATTGGTGGCACTCCTGGCTACGTTTATTTATGGGACAATGGTGAAACTACACCTAAAGCACTAGCATTAAATGCTGGGACACATACCGTAAAAGTTACAGATGCCAACGGCTGTACTACAGAATGCAGCGTACTAATCACTGAACCAAATGTTCTTTCTTGCAGCATAACACAAGATGCTACTGTAAAATGTTATGGGGATAGTACTGGTAAAGCTACAGTAATCGCTGTAGGCGGTAACGGCGAATACACTTACCTTTGGGATAACGGCGAAACAGCTGCACAGGCAACTGCTTTAACAGCTGGCTTACATTCTGTAACCGTTACTGATAAATTAGGATACACTACAACTTGTGAAATCACAATTGGTCAACCGCAAGCACCTTTAAGCGCAACAACAACTCAAGTTAATGTTGCTTGTGGAGGCGGCACAACAGGTTCAGCTACTGTAACTCCATCAGGAGGAACAGGCCCTTACACTTATTCTTGGGATACAACTCCTGTTCAAACAGATGCTACAGCTACTGGGCTTAAAGCTGGAACTTATAACGTTACCGTTAAAGATGCTAACTTATGTACCATTGTAAAAACAGTAACTATTCTTGATGGAGATTCAGTTATACCAGTTATAAATCCACTGCCAGAAGTTAGCACTATTAATTGTCCCGCAGAACCAGTTTTTGCACAAGCAACTGCAACTGATGACAATGGAACAATCTCTTCATTAACTTATGAAGACACAATTACACAAGGAGATTGTGCTGGAACTTACACAAAAACAAGAACATGGACTGCAAAAGATGCTTGCGGAAATGTTTCGCTTCCTGTAAGCCAAACCATAATAGTACAAGACAATACTGCACCAACTTGGACAACAGAAGCTGGCTCTTTAGACAAAACTATAGAATGCAGTGACGAACAGGCTTTAGCAAATGCTCAAGCTTTATTCCCGACTGCCTATGATTCTTGTGACAATGATGTAACCAATATTATAAAAGTAAGCGGACAGTTCGTAGCGTCTGAAGGATGCGGAAATTCTGGCACTTACACCAATACTTGGACTGTGACAGATGATTGTAAAAACACTTCAGAGACTTTCACTCAAATCATTACAATTGAGGATAAAACAGCTCCAACATGGACTACTGTAGCTGGAACTCTAAATGAAACTTTAGAATGCAGTGATGCAGAAGGACTTGCAGCAGCTCAGGCTAAATTCCCAATAGCTTCTGATTTATGCGATACTGATGTTTCAAATATCATCAAAGTAAGCGGACAGTTTGTAGCTTCTGAAAATTGCGGAAATGCTGGAACATACACCAACACTTGGACTGTAAAAGATGATTGCGGAAATACTTCTGAGCCTTTCACTCAAATCATTACAATTGAGGATAAAACAGCTCCAACATGGACAACTGTAGCTGGAACTCTAAATGAAATTTTAGAATGCAGTGATGCAGAAGGACTTGCAGCTGCTCAAGCTAAATTTCCAATAGCTACTGACTTATGCGACACGGATGTTTCTAACATCATTAAAGTAAGCGGACAGTTTGTAGCTTCTGAAAATTGCGGAAATGCTGGAACATACACCAACACTTGGACTGTAAATGACGACTGCGGAAATACTTCTGAAACTTTCACTCAGGTGATTACAATTCAGGACACCACAAAACCAACTTTTGTTGGCGAACTTCCGGCAGATATTACCGTTTCTTGTGATGCAGTTCCTGAACCTTATAATATGCAGGCTTCCGACAATTGCAATGGAGACTTGCCAATTGTTTTCAATGAAACTAAAAGCGACATTAAAAACGAATGCGGTACAGAATATACCTTAACCCGCAACTGGTCAACAAGCGATTGCGCAGGAAATTCAATTTCTTATTCTCAAGTCATAACAGTGAGAGATACTACACCTCCAACTGGTACTGCGCCAGCAGATGTTGCTAATCTTCAAAATGCTGCGGATATTCCAGCTGCAAATCCAGAAGATATAAAAGATGAAGCAGACAACTGCGGAGGGCCTGTAAATGTTACTGTAACCGACACTAATAATGGAGGAACAGGATGTAACGGAGAATCTTACATCTTAACCAGAACTTATACGCTAACAGACTGTGCAGGCAATAAAACTGAATTAGTTCAAACCTTTACAGTTGAAAACAAAGTTTCTGTGAGTGGAGTTCCTACTAATGTAAGCTGTCAAGGAGAAAGTGATGGTTCTATTGCCGTGACCAGCAGTCCTGGAGCTACTGTAGTTATTACAAATCAAAATAATGAAGTAGTTGGAAATACTAATTTACCTGCTGGAACTTATACCCTTACTGCAACATCTGTAGTAAATGGTGAAAATGAAACTTGTACTGCAACTGCAACGGTTGTAATTACAGAACCAAATTACAGAGTTAAAATATCTGGACAAATTATCAATATAGATACTAACACTCCAATTGCAAATGTTCCTGTAACATTGATTCCGCAAGGAACAACTACTGGCCCAATACAAATGCGTATTACAGGTGCCGATGGTATGTACAGTTTCACAGGAATGCCTGCCGGAAGTTATTTGGTACAAGTGCAAGATGCTAATTTGAATAGTGCATATCAATTATATCCAGTAGATTCTAGTTTGTTCTTTACTACTCTTGAAGAATGTAAATTCCAAGTTCATAACTTTGAATACGGAGCATCAAAACTGCCTGTACTTGGAGATTATGTTTGGTATGATACCAATAGCAACGGAGTTCAAGACGAATGGTATGATGCCAATAATGATGGCGCTGTAACCAAAAACATTCCAGATTCTAATGGAGCTATTGATTACAGCCAATGGGAATGGATCGATCTTAATGGAGACGGAAGTTACGCTGGCCCTCAAAATGTTGGGGAGTTAAATGCTGGAGGTTTCGGAAATGCGCTTAGTGCCAATGTAATTGTTGATGGTCCAAATGGATATCATTCTGAAGTTATTGTAGGAATTGAAGGATTCTGGAGAAATCGTCCAGAAATAGAAAATCCTTACGGGGACTATACTATAAAACTAGTAAGAGATGCTAATCTTGACGCTGTGGCAGCTGCTTTAGGCGCTACTGGCTTAGTAAAAGTTCTTCCTTCAACATCTGCTAAAAACATAACTGCAAAAACAGGAAAAATGCAATTGCATACTGTTTGTAAAACAACAACAGACAGCGGTTATGTTGTTACGGTGACCCCTGAAGATTTGGTTCATTTAGATGCAGACTTCGGCGTAAGCTGCAAAGATTACAAAGACATTGTTGCCAATGATGATAGTGCAGGTCCGATTGCGGGTGTAAATCATATCACAACTAATGTATTAAATGTATTGCCAAATGATACCTTAGAAGGAAATGCCATAACTGCATCTGATGTTATTATAACAACCGTAACACCAAACGAGTTCTTGCAATTAAACGCTGACGGTTCGGTTGATGTACTGCCAAATGCTCCAGTAGGAACATTAACAATGGTATACCAAATTTGTGAAGCCGATCAGACAGACAACTGCGACACTGCTACGGTTACAGTTACAATCGAAGCACCAGTAATGACCGTTACGGCTACAGCGATATGTGTAAATGACGTTCCTTATGTAGATTATGTTGTAACACCTGTAAACTTCACTCCTGCAAATGGCGTGACCATAGCATGGGCTGACAGCAATAACAATGTAGTAACAACAATGACCGATCTGCCATTGAGCGGACGTGTACTATGGCCAGGAGCAGTAGTAGATGATCAAGGAAAAGGCATTGACTGGCCAGGATGGGTTTTCGAAAACAACAGATGGATTGAAGCACCTGACGGATTTGAAAAATTACGCCCAACAGCTAATGTGATCATATCTCTAAATCCAAGTGAGACAATTACACTTAGTTATCCGCCAGCCGATCCGTATTGTACTGCCAGACCAACATTTGCAATCGTTGCTAATGATGATAGTCCTGCACCAATAATTGGAAATAATGCACAAACTAATATCATTAACGCTTTAACCAATGATACATTAAATGGTTCTGCGGTAAACATAAACGACGTAACGCTAACAACAACAATTCCAGATCCAACTGGTTCAATAACCTTAAATCCTGACGGATCTGTAGATGTTGCGGCAAATACACCAGGCGGCACTTATACCTTAACATACCAAATCTGTGAAAAAGCAGATTTCGGAAACTGTGACACTGCTATTGTGACCGTTGTTGTAATCTCACCTCTAGTGGCCAATGACGACACTTACAATAATATTGGATGTAATTCCTTTGGACTAGTGGGCAATGTATTAAGCAATGACTTAAAAGGAAGAACACCTGTAACGATAGAGTTAGTAGACTTCAGACTTATTGCTGAAGGAAACAATACCAAAACAGATCCGCACATTACGGTTGACGCTTCTGGGAATGTAAACGTATCCAGTTTAACACCTGCAGGTACATATACATATAGCTATACCATCTGTGATAAAACAAATGCACAAAATTGTGATTCTGCAACGGTTACCATTACAGTACTGCCTCAAGGCGTTGTTGAAACCAGAAGTACAGCTTGTACAGATGATTCGACACTAATAAACTTAAGCAACTTACTTCCAGAAGGAAGCCCTTTAACTGGAGTTTGGCAGGACAGAAACAACACCAATGCCCTTCAAGGTGGAGTCCTTAATCCTTTTGGTTTAGCATTGGGCAATTATATTTTTGAATATATCATAGCTGATGAAAGATGTCCAAGAAGCATCGTTTTAAATATGGAAATCAATGATGACTGTAAAGTCCTAGCTTGTGGTAATGTATTAGTACATAATGCTTTTTCTCCAAACGGCGACAACATAAACGATTTCTTCAAAATTGACAATATCGATGACACAACTTGTTATCCAAGCAATTCTGTTGAAATATACAATCGCTGGGGAGTTCTAGTTTTTGAAACTACAAACTACAACAATACAACAAATGCTTTTGACGGTACTTCAAGAGGAAGAACAACTGTTAAGCAATCTGACGGACTACCAACCGGAACTTATTTTTACATTATTAATTATAAATCTCTGGATGGAAACAACAATGTTCAAGAACATAAATTAGACGGATATTTATATCTATCCAAATAG